The Haloplanus natans DSM 17983 DNA segment CGACTCTGACGCTCGCCGAGACGCGGACGGCAGTCGTCGCCTTCGGCCGTCAACTCGCGCGGTCGTTCGCGCTCGCGGCTCCCGTCCTCGCGCTCAAACTGACGGTGTTCGTGATGGTCCTCTTTGCCCTCCTCTCACACACTGCCGAAACCCACCGCGCGCTCATCGCCCTCGTCCCCCACTCGTACCGGGATGTGGTCCGGGCGCTGAGTCGCCGGACCCGCGCCACCCTCTTCGGGATCTACGTGCTTCAGGCGGCGACGGCGGCGGGGACCTTCGCCGTTGCCCTCGTGCTCTTTTTTCTTCTCGGCTACCCTTACTTCCTCACGTTGGCGGTCGTCTCCGCCATCCTCCAGTTCCTCCCGGTCGTCGGCCCGTCGGTCCTGATCGGTCTGCTCGCCGTTGCCCATCTCGTCGTCGGCGATCCGGTTCGTGCCGCCCTCGTGTTCCTCCTCGGGAGCCTTCTGGTGGCGTGGCTCCCCGACGTGTTGATCCGGCCGCGACTCGCCCGCGAGACGGCCGACCTCCCCGGGAGCCTCTACTTCGTCGGCTTCGTCGGCGGCCTGCTGACGCTGGGCCCGGTCGGCGTCATCGCCGGCCCACTCGCCGTCGCGCTCGTCATCGAGGCGGCCGACCTCCTCACCGACGAACTCAACCAGGTCCCGATCTCCGAGGACTGATCGGACCGTCACCGACACGGTGAGAGCCCGTCCCCGTTGCGATCAGTCGCTCATTCGCCCTCGCCGTCCACGAGCGGCCCATCCCGTTCTCGCCACTCCGTGAGACTCCCTTCGTAGAAGTCGACGTGTTCGTAGCCGAGATGCCGCAACGCGACGTACGTGTGGCTGATCCGGCGGGCGGTGTTACAGTAGAGGACGATCCGGCGGTCGGGTGTCACTCCTCGCTCGGCCAGGAGCGATTCGAGTTCGGCGTCGGGTTTCAAGCCCCGCGTCTCGGCGTCGACGAGGTCCCGCCAGTCCAGTTGGACCGCGCCGGGGAGGTGCCCCTCCTCGTACTCCCACGCCTCGCGCGTGTCGACGACGAGAGCGTCGGCGTCGAGGGCCGCCCGCACCGTCTCGAAATCGACCAGTGGCGACGACCCCGGCGTCCGCACCTCGTACGTAGCGGGGTCGACCGACGGCGCCTCGGTCGTCGTCTCCTGACTCCGACTCCACGCGCTGAAATCGCCGTTCAGGAGGTGTACGTCCTCGTGGCCGTACAGGAGCGCGGTGACGAGAAAGCGCGCGGCGAACACCCCGTGTTCGTCGTCGTACGCGACGATCCGGTCGTCGGTACCGATCCCCGCCGCTTCCATCAGTTCCGTCCACCGCTCCGCGCCGGGTAACATCCCCTCGTCGCCCGCGTCGCTCCGAAAGCGGTCGAACGGCACGTTGACGGCGCCGGGGACGTGTCCGATGCCGTCGAACTCCCACGCGTCGCGCACGTCGACGACGCGAACCTCGTCCAGATGGTCCGCGAGCCAGTCGACCGACACGACGATGTCCTCGGTCATGCACGCCCGTACAGGGCCGTCGGATTTAGTGACGGCGCTTTCGCCGCCGTCGCACGTACCGGATACATTTGCCGTATTTCTCCCGCCGATCGGCGGACACGCTTCGGCAATCGTCGCCCACGCTCGTTCGATCGCCCGAAAGGGGGCAACATTTTCCGTTTCGACCGAGGAATGGCCGTGTCTGCCCGTTGTGTGAGGGTTATAGGGGCGGGTGGCGTATGGATGAACGCCATGTCAGACTCAGCGTACGCGAAGGACGTTCTCGTCTCGGCGGACTGGGTGGAGAACCACCTCGACGAGTTCCGGAGCGACGACCCGGACTATCGACTCGTGGAAGTCGATGTCGACACCGAGGCCTACGACGAGGGCCACGCCCCCGGCGCCATCGGATTCAACTGGGAGACACAGCTTCAGGACCAGACCACGCGCGACATCCTCTCGAAGGCGGACTTCGAGGCGCTGCTGGGCGGTCACGGCATCTCCGAGGACTCCACCGTCGTCCTCTACGGCGACAACTCCAACTGGTTCGCGGCCTACACCTACTGGCAGTTCAAATACTACGGCCACGACGACGTGCGCCTGATGGACGGCGGGCGCGACTACTGGCTGGAGAACGACTACCCGCTCACCGACGAGGCGCCGGAGTTCCCCGCCGTCGACTACGAGGCGGCCGGCCCCCGCGAGAGCATCCGCGCGTACCGCGACGACGTGGAGAACGCCATCGACCGTGGCCTGCCGCTGGTCGACGTACGGAGCCCCGAGGAGTTCTCCGGCGAGATTCTCGCGCCCCCGGGACTGCAGGAGACCGCCCAGCGCGGCGGCCACATTCCCGGCGCGAAGAACATCTCGTGGGCCGCGGTGACCAACGACGACGGCACGTTCAAGACCCGTGAGGAGATCGAAGCGCTCTACGCCGAGGAAGGAATCGACGGCGAGGGGACGACCGTCGCCTACTGCCGGATCGGCGAGCGTTCCTCCGTCGCGTGGTTCGCGCTCCACGAACTCCTCGGCTACGAGGACACGATCAACTACGACGGCTCCTGGACCGAGTGGGGCAACCTCGTCGGCGTCCCCATCGAGAAGGGCAACTGACGGCCACGTCCCTCGCAACTATCGGCCTTCCCCGCTGTCGCGACGCCCGCTCGCTTCCGGCCGATTCGACGTGTGAGCCACGGCCCCCTCCGTCGCCACGGCCGCTGGCGATGCATACAAACGAGGGGCCGTCGTATCGCCGGGCATGGACGGCACGACGCTCGTCGACACGCTGACCGACGACCTGGAGACCCAACTATCACGACTCGGCTCCTCGAAGTGGCTCTACGCGCTGACCGACGGCGACATGACCGGCGAGGCGGTCCGCGCCGCCGCGGCCGCCGACGCCGCCGCGGCCGCCGAGACGTTCGCGTCGTGGAACGCCGATCCCTTCGACGCTCTCGCTACCTCGGCGGCCGACCGGCGCGACGCCGTCGACGCCGACGCCACACCCGCCGACCGCCACGCCCACGACGCCCTCGCGGCCCTCGACGACCCCGTTACCCGCCTCGGCGGCGCCCTCGGTTACTGCCTCGTCCTCGACCGGACGGTCGGGCAGATGGTCGGCTTCTTCGTCGGCGACGCCGACCCCTCGACGGCCAACCAGTTCCGTGACCTCCGGGACGGCGTCGGTCGGGACCGCGTCCTCGACGCCCTCGACGACGCATGTACGACCGACGACGACTGGGAGCGCGCCGCCGACGCCGCGACGACCGTCGTCGAGGCGGCGTACGACGACTACGTGGAGACGCTCGAATCGATGGGTGTCAAGCCGAAAAACGTCTGCTAACCGGCTCACTTCCACCCGAAGCGAAGGGGTTCGGGTGGCGTTCACACACCGACGCTACACGCCCTCCAGCGTCTCGCGGTAGGCGGTGATGGCGTCCATCGCCGCCTCGATCCGCTCGCTCACGTCGTCGTCCGCCCCCGCCTTGATCTCCCGAAGTGCGTTCTCGTGGCGGGCGAGACGGCCGTGGTCCGTTCCGCGGTCCGCCAGCGTCGCGAACTGGTCGGCCTGCCCTTCGAGTCGTTCGCGCTCCTTGCTGTTGGCCGCCGCGGCCGCGGCTGCGGCGTACAGTTCCTCGCTCGCTCGTTCGAGCTGCTCGTGTGCCATAGCCCGCGTTACGACGCCGGGGGTCAAGGTCCTGTCCCTGTTCGCGTTTCCGTCCTCCCGAACGGCCCTGCGGTTATATCTCGGTTCCCGTCGAACGGACGACGATGGCGTCGCCCGTCTCGCCCGGTATGGTGCTGGTGTTCGCCCTCATCGTCGTTGCCCTCCTCCTGTTCGTCACGGAACGGATTCCGAGCGACACCACCGCCCTCGCCGTCCTGGTCTCGCTCGTCGTCTTCGAGTCGTGGACCCGTATCTCGGCGACCGAAGCCATCGCCGGCTTCGCCAGCCCCGCGACACTCACCATCGTCGCGATGTACATGCTGAGCGAGGGTATCCAGCGGACGGGACTCGTCGACCGACTCGGCGAGATGCTGGAGGCGGCGACCGGCGGGACCGAACGCGGCCTCCTCGGCGCGACGGTCGGCACGACCGGTCTCGCCGCCGGCGTCGTGAACAACACGCCCATCGTCGCGGTGTTTATTCCCATGATTACGGATCTCGCGGGCAAGCACGGCCTCTCGCCGTCGAAGTTCCTCCTCCCGCTCTCCTATGCCGCCATGCTCGGGGGCACCCTGACTCTCGTCGGGACGGCGACGAACATCCTCGCGAGCGACCTCTCCCGACAGCTCCTGGGTCAGCCGCTCTCGATGTTCGAGTTCACGAAACTCGGCGTCGTCGTCTTCCTCGTCGGCGCCGCGTACCTGCTCACGGTCGGGCGATGGCTCACGCCGACGCGCATCGACCCCGACGAGGACCTCACACGGTCGTTCGAGCTGGAGAACCACCTCGTCCGCCTCGTCGTCCGCGAATCCTCCCCACTGGTCGGGCTGACCGTCGAGGAGGCCGTCGCCGAGATGGGCGACGATGCCGAGGATCTCGACGTGCTCCAGATCGAACGCGACGGCGAGTCGTATCTCGCTACCTCGACCGACCGGCAACTGGTGGCCGGCGACCTCCTCACCGTCCGCACGACCCTCCAGGTCGCCAACCGCGCCGCCGCCTACGGCCTCCGTCACCGCCACCGCGACGAGGTGACCGAGGACGACCTGTCGGAGACGCCCCACCGCGGGACGCTCGCCGAGGTGGTGATCCCGGGCGACTCCCGGTTTCTCGGCAAGCGACTCGGCGACTCGGCGCTCGACGACCGCTTCGACACGACGGTGCTCGCCGTCCGCCGGGGCGACGGCGTGATCACGCGCGACCTCGACGACGTCGAACTCCGCCGGGGCGATACGCTCTTGCTCCAGACGACCGCCGGTGCCATCGCCTACCTCGCCGACCGGGACGAAGTGATGGTCACCCGCGAGGCCGAGGACCCCGGTGATCTCGACGAGGCGGTGCGCGCCGAGACGGCGCCCGCGCCGCTCGATCCACGGACGCCCGTCGCCGCCGGCATCCTCCTCGCGGTCATCGTCGTCGCGGCCCTCGGTCTGTTTCCCATCGTCATCGCCGCCCTCGGCGGCGTCGTGGCGATGATCGTCACCGGCTGTCTGAACCCGACCGACGCCTACGACGCCGTCAGCTGGAACGTCGTTTTCCTGCTCGCCGGCGTTCTCCCTCTCGGCCTGGCGATGCAACGCACCGGCGGTGACGCCTTCCTCGCGGGGCTGCTCGCCAACAGCACGGCCGTCCTCCCCTTGCTCGGCGTCCTCGCGCTGGTGTATCTCGTCAGCGCCCTGCTGGCGAACGTCATCACGCCCGTCGCCACCACCGTCCTGATGATCCCCGTCGCCGTCGACACCGCGACCCGGATCGGCGCAAATCGCCTCACCTTCCTGCTGGCCGTGATGTTCGCCGCCTCCACTGCGTTCATGACCCCCATCGGCTACCAGACGAACCTCATGGTCTACGGCCCCGGCGGCTACCGGTTTACCGACTACGTCCGCGTCGGCGCCCCGCTCCAACTTCTCGTCACCGTCGTGACGACGCTCGGACTCGCCGCTTTTTGGGGGCTTCGGTAGGTGACCGGCGTCGCCACCGTCGGACGGATCGCCGTCCCTGCGTCCCGGTGACGCCCCGGCCCGTCACGACGAGCCACCGGTACCGATGTCCAGTCTCACTCGTACGTCGTGCTGTAGCCGCCGTCGTGGAGCATGTCGCCACCGTTGAGGTGGTCGCCGTGTTTCGAGAAGCCGAAGACGAACAGGTTGGCGACTTCCGCGGGCGTCATCATCTCCTTCGTCCGCGCCTGGCCGAGCATCACGTCCTCCACGACCGCCTGCTCGGAGATGCCACGCTCCTCGGCGGTGTCCTCGATCTGGTTTACCATCAGCGGCGTCAGCACGTAGCCGACGCTGATCGAAAAGCCCCGAAGCGTGCCGTTGCCCTCCGCGGCGATGGATCGCGTCAACCCGTGCAACCCGTGTTTCGCGGTGATGTACGCCGCCTTGTCCTGAGTGGCGTAGTGGCCGTGGACGGAAGACATGTTGCCGATGGCGCCGCCACCCGCCGCGCGGATATGCGGCATGGCGAGTTTGGCGACGAGAAACGGCGCCCGGAGCATGATGTCGAGCAGGAGGTCGTATTTTTCCATCGGAAACTCGGGGATGGAGGCGATATGTTGCATCCCCACCACGTTCGCGACGTACCGGAGATCGCCCGCTTCGGCCGCGGCGTCGACCATCGCCGCCACGTCGTCGTCGTCCGTGAGGTCCGTCGGGACGGCGTGAACCGTCCCGGGCACGTCGAGGCCGGCCGCCGTCTCCGTCGTGTCGTCGAGTCCCGACTCGTCGATGTCGGCGGCGACGACGGTGAGGCCGTTGGCC contains these protein-coding regions:
- a CDS encoding SLC13 family permease, producing the protein MASPVSPGMVLVFALIVVALLLFVTERIPSDTTALAVLVSLVVFESWTRISATEAIAGFASPATLTIVAMYMLSEGIQRTGLVDRLGEMLEAATGGTERGLLGATVGTTGLAAGVVNNTPIVAVFIPMITDLAGKHGLSPSKFLLPLSYAAMLGGTLTLVGTATNILASDLSRQLLGQPLSMFEFTKLGVVVFLVGAAYLLTVGRWLTPTRIDPDEDLTRSFELENHLVRLVVRESSPLVGLTVEEAVAEMGDDAEDLDVLQIERDGESYLATSTDRQLVAGDLLTVRTTLQVANRAAAYGLRHRHRDEVTEDDLSETPHRGTLAEVVIPGDSRFLGKRLGDSALDDRFDTTVLAVRRGDGVITRDLDDVELRRGDTLLLQTTAGAIAYLADRDEVMVTREAEDPGDLDEAVRAETAPAPLDPRTPVAAGILLAVIVVAALGLFPIVIAALGGVVAMIVTGCLNPTDAYDAVSWNVVFLLAGVLPLGLAMQRTGGDAFLAGLLANSTAVLPLLGVLALVYLVSALLANVITPVATTVLMIPVAVDTATRIGANRLTFLLAVMFAASTAFMTPIGYQTNLMVYGPGGYRFTDYVRVGAPLQLLVTVVTTLGLAAFWGLR
- a CDS encoding sulfurtransferase; its protein translation is MTEDIVVSVDWLADHLDEVRVVDVRDAWEFDGIGHVPGAVNVPFDRFRSDAGDEGMLPGAERWTELMEAAGIGTDDRIVAYDDEHGVFAARFLVTALLYGHEDVHLLNGDFSAWSRSQETTTEAPSVDPATYEVRTPGSSPLVDFETVRAALDADALVVDTREAWEYEEGHLPGAVQLDWRDLVDAETRGLKPDAELESLLAERGVTPDRRIVLYCNTARRISHTYVALRHLGYEHVDFYEGSLTEWRERDGPLVDGEGE
- a CDS encoding AI-2E family transporter, which translates into the protein MDRRHVLGALLGLLALGAAAMLADVLGTTFFAVTVTYLLSPLREELVRHRLSPWGASLFSTATAVLAVVVLAAPLVFVVAIRLDTIIAFLSSLPPTVTIELYGMSTTLTLAETRTAVVAFGRQLARSFALAAPVLALKLTVFVMVLFALLSHTAETHRALIALVPHSYRDVVRALSRRTRATLFGIYVLQAATAAGTFAVALVLFFLLGYPYFLTLAVVSAILQFLPVVGPSVLIGLLAVAHLVVGDPVRAALVFLLGSLLVAWLPDVLIRPRLARETADLPGSLYFVGFVGGLLTLGPVGVIAGPLAVALVIEAADLLTDELNQVPISED
- a CDS encoding DUF7553 family protein, producing the protein MAHEQLERASEELYAAAAAAAANSKERERLEGQADQFATLADRGTDHGRLARHENALREIKAGADDDVSERIEAAMDAITAYRETLEGV
- a CDS encoding sulfurtransferase, with translation MSDSAYAKDVLVSADWVENHLDEFRSDDPDYRLVEVDVDTEAYDEGHAPGAIGFNWETQLQDQTTRDILSKADFEALLGGHGISEDSTVVLYGDNSNWFAAYTYWQFKYYGHDDVRLMDGGRDYWLENDYPLTDEAPEFPAVDYEAAGPRESIRAYRDDVENAIDRGLPLVDVRSPEEFSGEILAPPGLQETAQRGGHIPGAKNISWAAVTNDDGTFKTREEIEALYAEEGIDGEGTTVAYCRIGERSSVAWFALHELLGYEDTINYDGSWTEWGNLVGVPIEKGN
- a CDS encoding SDR family oxidoreductase yields the protein MSTDEFDLTPPELTTDDLLVLDDPRFGPETVAIVTGAASGIGRATTLALVANGLTVVAADIDESGLDDTTETAAGLDVPGTVHAVPTDLTDDDDVAAMVDAAAEAGDLRYVANVVGMQHIASIPEFPMEKYDLLLDIMLRAPFLVAKLAMPHIRAAGGGAIGNMSSVHGHYATQDKAAYITAKHGLHGLTRSIAAEGNGTLRGFSISVGYVLTPLMVNQIEDTAEERGISEQAVVEDVMLGQARTKEMMTPAEVANLFVFGFSKHGDHLNGGDMLHDGGYSTTYE